A portion of the Natronococcus sp. AD-5 genome contains these proteins:
- the trpD gene encoding anthranilate phosphoribosyltransferase — MQEFVERVTAGQDLTQEDARAASAAVFEGATEAQIGALLAALRAKGETEAEIAGFAQGMRRAARTIEPDREPLVDTCGTGGDDYNTINVSTTSAIVAAGAGVPVAKHGNYSVSSSSGSADVLEEVGVHVEAEPPAVENAIERDGIGFMLAPVFHPAMKAVIGPRKELGMRTVFNVLGPLTNPAGANAQVVGVYDPDLVPVLADALARMDVERALVVHGAGTDEIAIHGETVVAEVEGTDVEEYELEPADLGLGEHDIADIAGGSPGENAADMRGIVDGDVAGAKRDVILANAGAAIYVAGAADSLEAGADAAREAIDSGDAATKLERLCAQRRAEAVGQEAR, encoded by the coding sequence ATGCAGGAGTTCGTCGAACGGGTTACGGCCGGGCAGGATCTCACACAGGAAGACGCTCGAGCGGCCTCGGCGGCGGTGTTTGAGGGCGCGACGGAGGCACAGATCGGCGCGCTACTCGCGGCGTTGCGCGCGAAAGGCGAGACGGAGGCCGAGATCGCCGGCTTCGCGCAGGGAATGCGCCGGGCGGCCCGGACGATCGAACCCGACAGGGAGCCGCTGGTCGACACCTGCGGCACGGGCGGAGACGACTACAACACGATCAACGTCTCGACGACCAGCGCGATCGTCGCCGCCGGGGCCGGCGTGCCGGTCGCCAAGCACGGCAACTACTCGGTCTCCTCCTCCTCGGGGAGCGCCGACGTGCTCGAGGAGGTCGGCGTTCACGTCGAGGCGGAGCCGCCGGCCGTCGAGAACGCGATCGAGCGCGACGGGATCGGCTTCATGCTCGCCCCGGTCTTTCACCCGGCGATGAAGGCCGTCATCGGTCCCCGCAAGGAACTCGGGATGCGGACGGTGTTCAACGTGCTCGGCCCGCTGACGAACCCCGCCGGCGCGAACGCCCAGGTCGTCGGCGTCTACGATCCCGATCTCGTCCCCGTCCTCGCGGACGCCCTCGCGCGAATGGACGTCGAGCGCGCGCTGGTCGTCCACGGCGCGGGTACGGACGAGATCGCGATCCACGGGGAAACGGTCGTCGCCGAAGTCGAGGGAACGGACGTCGAAGAATACGAGCTCGAGCCCGCGGATCTCGGCCTCGGAGAACACGACATCGCGGACATCGCGGGCGGCTCGCCGGGGGAGAACGCGGCCGACATGCGCGGGATCGTCGACGGCGACGTGGCGGGTGCGAAACGCGACGTCATCCTCGCGAACGCCGGCGCGGCGATCTACGTCGCGGGTGCCGCCGACTCGCTCGAGGCGGGCGCCGACGCCGCGCGCGAGGCGATCGACTCCGGCGATGCGGCGACGAAACTCGAGCGGCTCTGCGCCCAGCGGCGGGCGGAGGCGGTCGGGCAGGAGGCACGATGA
- a CDS encoding bile acid:sodium symporter family protein: protein MLTATLAGVAYPEFAAPLQPLLPVLVAGLIFTAFYGLNFGDVSARSVSVPLIVSLVCLYLIVPIALYPVAALVLSGEILLGVLVVLSAPLAAGSSIIWTRLSGGNTLLATVIVLVSMLLAPLVMPAIITLFADSAVEISVSELFVELAAIILAAGVLAFLVPNGAVSDGQLDGFSVATMGALIYAGVGGSPVSFDAFQFAFVGGIAVAALCLSAAVSYVLHVRGMRSDDCLTVLFSSSMKNMSVSVMVGAVFGGGAIIASITAFHVAQQVVSSSLVRRLESATPAQSSETVTAGLLGD, encoded by the coding sequence GTGCTCACCGCTACTCTCGCCGGCGTCGCGTACCCGGAATTCGCCGCTCCGCTTCAGCCGCTACTCCCCGTCCTCGTCGCCGGCTTGATCTTCACGGCGTTCTACGGGCTCAATTTCGGCGACGTCTCGGCACGGAGCGTTTCCGTCCCGCTTATCGTCTCTCTCGTCTGTCTCTATCTGATCGTGCCGATCGCGCTGTACCCGGTCGCCGCTCTGGTACTTTCCGGGGAGATCTTACTCGGGGTCCTCGTCGTCCTCTCCGCGCCGTTGGCCGCCGGTAGCTCGATCATCTGGACGCGCTTGAGCGGCGGGAATACGCTGCTGGCGACGGTCATCGTTCTCGTTTCGATGCTCCTCGCGCCACTTGTGATGCCCGCTATCATTACGCTCTTCGCCGATTCGGCGGTCGAGATCTCCGTCTCCGAGCTGTTCGTCGAGCTCGCGGCCATCATACTGGCCGCGGGGGTGCTCGCGTTTCTCGTCCCGAACGGGGCCGTTTCCGACGGCCAACTGGACGGATTCTCCGTCGCGACGATGGGCGCCCTGATTTACGCCGGGGTCGGCGGCTCTCCCGTTTCCTTCGATGCGTTCCAGTTCGCGTTCGTCGGCGGTATCGCGGTCGCAGCGCTGTGTCTCAGCGCGGCGGTCTCGTACGTCCTCCACGTGCGCGGGATGCGAAGCGACGACTGTCTCACCGTTCTCTTCTCGAGTTCGATGAAAAACATGAGCGTGTCGGTCATGGTCGGAGCGGTGTTCGGCGGCGGAGCGATCATCGCCAGTATAACCGCGTTCCACGTCGCCCAACAGGTCGTGAGTAGTTCCCTCGTTCGTCGCCTCGAGTCCGCGACGCCCGCGCAGTCGTCGGAGACCGTCACAGCGGGACTACTCGGCGACTAA
- a CDS encoding bacterio-opsin activator domain-containing protein — translation MSSSPPAPERHFETIAQCARDGIVTISADMTVQYANPAVEDIVGYPPDELVGRSLTEVLSDEPARDLEEWVDRYLRTGERTTDWGDIRIRGRHRDGRSIPLSVSLSDFEQDGRRYFTGIVRDVTEQERREERLTGLNRLAQQLTDAESAREICDRTVDAARTILAHPVAAIALYDDEDGRLEPCAWTPEVDEIATGDGQLFETERSIPWDVFVTQEQRVVNDLLAETELEATDTQLRSAVVHPIGTYGVFVAGATEADAFRDEDVDLTRLLVGNAYSTLERVDREQALRERKDQLAEKTASLERLRRINDVIRELTTVLTESSGREEITSEVCTRLAESDPYRFVWFGSHDPANDEVVPEAAAGDERGYLDAITVTTAESTREPVGNAVRTRTVQLRNNVYQDPPFEPWQQEAIQRGYRASIAVPILYRGTLYGALALYAAEADVFDQLEVSVLQELGETIGYALNAAERKQAFTSDRSIELAFEVVDRGDSILGMVDEVGGRFELENLVERSDGSTSAFFTVRGSDPDEVIAWAKERAQLHEIQFLADRDETYLFECKLDESAVWSQLQQRGGVVCEADATPDSARIVVRIPRSADPRSFDALLEEEFGSVELVARREFEEPVMTPEEFEAKFRDRLTDRQDEVLQTAYYAGFFEWPRDTQSDELADILGIAQPTVSRHIRSGEEKFLSMMYDDQ, via the coding sequence ATGTCCTCCTCGCCACCCGCTCCCGAGCGCCACTTCGAGACGATCGCACAGTGTGCCCGGGACGGGATCGTAACGATCTCCGCCGATATGACGGTGCAGTACGCGAATCCTGCGGTCGAAGATATCGTCGGCTACCCGCCCGACGAACTCGTCGGACGGTCGCTGACCGAGGTGCTGTCCGACGAGCCGGCTCGCGACCTCGAGGAGTGGGTCGACCGGTATCTCCGCACCGGTGAGAGAACGACCGACTGGGGAGATATTCGAATTCGGGGGCGTCACCGCGACGGACGGTCGATCCCGCTCAGCGTTTCGTTGAGCGATTTCGAACAGGACGGTCGGCGATACTTCACCGGCATCGTTCGAGACGTGACGGAGCAGGAACGCCGGGAGGAGCGACTGACGGGGCTGAATCGCTTAGCCCAGCAACTCACCGACGCGGAATCGGCTCGCGAAATCTGCGATCGAACCGTCGACGCCGCCCGCACGATCCTCGCGCATCCGGTCGCCGCGATAGCGCTGTACGACGACGAAGACGGCCGTCTCGAGCCGTGCGCCTGGACGCCGGAAGTCGACGAAATCGCGACCGGCGACGGACAGTTGTTCGAGACCGAACGGTCGATTCCGTGGGACGTCTTCGTCACGCAGGAGCAACGCGTCGTGAACGACCTTCTCGCCGAGACGGAGCTCGAGGCGACCGACACGCAACTGCGGAGTGCGGTGGTGCACCCGATCGGCACCTACGGCGTGTTCGTCGCCGGGGCGACGGAAGCCGACGCCTTTCGCGACGAGGACGTCGATCTCACGAGGCTGTTGGTCGGCAACGCCTACTCTACGCTAGAGCGCGTCGATCGGGAGCAAGCGTTGCGCGAACGAAAGGATCAGCTGGCGGAGAAGACGGCCTCGCTCGAGCGCCTTCGTCGCATCAACGACGTCATTCGAGAGCTGACGACGGTGTTGACGGAATCGTCGGGTCGCGAGGAAATCACGAGCGAGGTCTGTACGCGGCTCGCGGAGTCGGACCCGTATCGATTCGTCTGGTTCGGCTCGCACGATCCGGCGAACGACGAGGTCGTCCCGGAGGCGGCCGCCGGTGACGAGCGCGGCTACCTCGACGCGATCACCGTCACGACGGCGGAATCCACCCGGGAACCGGTCGGGAACGCAGTTCGAACGCGAACGGTACAGCTTCGGAACAACGTCTACCAGGATCCGCCGTTCGAGCCGTGGCAACAGGAGGCGATTCAACGCGGCTACCGGGCGAGTATCGCCGTTCCGATCCTCTACCGGGGGACGCTCTACGGTGCCCTCGCCCTGTACGCGGCCGAGGCGGACGTCTTCGACCAGCTCGAGGTCTCCGTCCTGCAGGAACTCGGAGAGACGATCGGCTACGCGTTGAACGCGGCCGAGCGCAAGCAAGCCTTCACCAGCGATCGATCGATCGAACTCGCGTTCGAGGTCGTGGACCGCGGGGACTCGATACTCGGAATGGTCGACGAGGTCGGCGGCCGATTCGAACTCGAGAACCTCGTCGAACGGAGCGACGGGTCGACGAGCGCGTTCTTCACCGTTCGCGGATCGGATCCGGACGAGGTCATCGCGTGGGCGAAGGAACGCGCTCAGTTGCACGAGATCCAGTTCCTGGCCGACCGAGACGAGACGTACCTGTTCGAGTGTAAGCTCGACGAGTCGGCGGTCTGGTCGCAGCTACAACAGCGCGGAGGCGTGGTTTGCGAGGCTGACGCCACGCCCGATTCGGCCCGGATCGTCGTTCGCATTCCCCGGAGTGCGGATCCGCGGTCGTTCGACGCGCTCCTGGAGGAGGAGTTCGGGTCCGTCGAACTCGTCGCCCGCCGGGAGTTCGAGGAGCCGGTGATGACGCCGGAGGAGTTCGAAGCGAAGTTCAGGGATCGATTGACCGACCGGCAGGACGAAGTCCTCCAGACGGCGTACTACGCGGGATTTTTCGAGTGGCCGCGCGATACCCAGTCCGACGAACTGGCCGACATTCTCGGGATCGCGCAGCCGACGGTGAGCAGGCACATCCGCTCCGGCGAGGAGAAGTTCCTCTCGATGATGTACGACGACCAGTAA